In Propionicimonas paludicola, a single window of DNA contains:
- a CDS encoding dual specificity protein phosphatase family protein — MTDSATGRAAFHAELTQGFALANADFVTQRIAVGGDLSANFELARRQLAELSEAGITHIIDLRAEWTDESLVRRWEPGIRYLYHPVDDDGAVIPGRWFDGVVEWARQALADPEAKLLVHCHMGVNRAPSVVLAILLDAGMGVRPALEAIRTARPVAAIDYAGSVLAWWSARLGHDARTRRNARRVLQRWRAARNLDVEAVIRTIRNTQQPRNRWTLRLSVGQRLALADLIDRSPEVAAGLVVGGPRSELAQLDEVLLLTAEGLCGRALVVGPVEPGEAMLPVKVTELFEPIPVLVPERLAGWLAGDGPVLRLLHGGDYAQLVHADPQTLALGA, encoded by the coding sequence ATGACCGATTCCGCCACCGGTCGGGCCGCATTCCACGCCGAACTGACTCAGGGCTTCGCGCTTGCGAACGCCGATTTCGTCACGCAGCGAATAGCTGTTGGCGGCGATCTCTCGGCGAACTTCGAGCTTGCCAGACGGCAGCTCGCTGAGCTGTCCGAGGCCGGAATCACTCACATCATCGACCTGCGCGCGGAATGGACCGACGAGTCGCTGGTCCGTCGTTGGGAGCCGGGAATCCGGTACCTGTACCACCCCGTCGACGACGACGGAGCCGTGATTCCGGGCCGCTGGTTCGACGGGGTCGTTGAATGGGCCAGGCAGGCTCTTGCCGATCCGGAAGCCAAACTTCTGGTGCATTGTCACATGGGGGTGAATCGAGCCCCGTCGGTGGTGCTGGCGATCCTGCTGGACGCCGGCATGGGGGTGCGTCCGGCCCTCGAAGCGATCCGGACGGCTCGTCCGGTGGCTGCGATCGACTATGCCGGCAGCGTCCTGGCCTGGTGGTCGGCCCGGCTCGGCCACGACGCCCGCACTCGGCGGAACGCACGGCGGGTGCTGCAGCGCTGGCGTGCCGCCCGGAACCTGGATGTCGAGGCGGTGATCCGGACGATCCGGAACACCCAACAGCCCCGCAATCGGTGGACGCTACGGCTGAGCGTTGGCCAGCGGCTGGCCCTGGCCGACCTGATCGACCGCTCTCCGGAGGTGGCCGCCGGGCTGGTCGTTGGGGGCCCGCGCTCGGAGCTCGCGCAGCTGGACGAGGTGCTGCTGCTCACCGCAGAAGGCCTCTGCGGACGCGCATTGGTGGTGGGGCCGGTCGAGCCCGGCGAGGCCATGCTGCCGGTGAAGGTGACTGAGCTCTTCGAGCCGATCCCGGTGCTGGTTCCGGAGCGATTGGCCGGCTGGCTGGCCGGCGATGGCCCGGTCCTACGCCTGCTGCACGGGGGCGACTACGCCCAGCTGGTACACGCCGATCCCCAGACCCTGGCCCTCGGCGCATGA
- a CDS encoding CAP domain-containing protein, giving the protein MRSLAAFATAIALMPQLPTAEAASVAPSAALKPAAAKVSTLSSKSGVEPGIVVTVSKASITGKNLATTTSVRFGSTPAKVLSATKTKVTFELPALEAGKYRVSVTTAAGTATGPMYTVRTMESEVLRLTNVARNKARKCGSTKYPSAPALRVDQTLADVAAAHSRDMAERSYFSHTSQSGKSPFDRMRAANYDYRAAGENIGAGFTTPKAVVDAWLASPGHCRILMSRSYTELGVGYATGGYYGTYWTQDFAKPKN; this is encoded by the coding sequence TTGCGTTCGCTTGCCGCGTTCGCCACGGCCATCGCCCTGATGCCTCAGTTGCCGACCGCTGAGGCAGCCTCTGTCGCACCCAGCGCCGCGCTGAAGCCGGCCGCCGCGAAGGTGTCCACACTGTCATCGAAGTCGGGCGTCGAGCCGGGCATCGTAGTGACGGTCAGCAAGGCGTCCATCACCGGCAAGAACCTCGCCACGACGACCTCGGTGCGCTTCGGAAGCACCCCGGCCAAGGTGCTCTCGGCCACCAAGACCAAGGTGACCTTCGAACTCCCGGCTCTGGAGGCAGGGAAGTACCGGGTCTCGGTCACCACGGCAGCCGGCACCGCGACCGGGCCGATGTACACCGTCCGCACCATGGAAAGTGAGGTTCTCCGACTCACCAACGTGGCCCGGAACAAGGCCCGCAAGTGCGGCAGCACCAAGTACCCGTCCGCCCCGGCGCTGCGCGTCGACCAGACCCTGGCCGATGTGGCCGCAGCGCACAGCCGCGACATGGCCGAGCGCAGCTACTTCAGCCACACCTCCCAGTCCGGCAAGAGCCCCTTCGATCGGATGCGGGCCGCCAACTACGACTACCGGGCCGCAGGCGAGAACATCGGCGCCGGCTTCACCACCCCGAAGGCCGTAGTGGACGCCTGGCTGGCCAGCCCCGGTCACTGCCGAATCCTGATGAGCCGCTCCTACACCGAGCTCGGAGTCGGCTATGCGACCGGCGGCTACTACGGCACCTACTGGACGCAGGACTTCGCGAAGCCGAAGAACTAG
- a CDS encoding LacI family DNA-binding transcriptional regulator, producing MGKVTLQSIADRLGVSRMTVSNAFSRPDQLSAELRRKILDEAAALGYLGPDPSARSLATGTAGTVGLLWTTTLSTALADEMSARFVGAVADELNQAGLALTLLPATTDGAVVPARDVALDGAIIYSCDPQLPAVDLLARRGLPLVYVDADAPAKRPSITIDDYGGAKAAAEHLLALGHRRILVVTTGFGPEPGLVTGPPPASALRQRVLAQRWFGWMDALAAAGVQPQVIHQPDPYAPEQLDRLLAAADRPSAALCLTDVLAQALIAAATDQGLSVPGDLAVVGFDDHPLAARNRPALTTVRQDVDRKGRAAVRALLAELARRADPSAEAPLSQRLRVSLVVRESTSG from the coding sequence ATGGGCAAGGTCACCCTGCAGTCGATCGCCGACCGGCTCGGGGTCAGCCGGATGACGGTCTCCAATGCCTTCTCCCGGCCCGATCAGCTGTCGGCCGAGCTGCGCCGCAAGATCCTGGACGAGGCCGCGGCGCTGGGCTACCTGGGGCCGGATCCCTCGGCCCGCTCGCTGGCCACCGGAACTGCGGGGACGGTCGGGCTGCTGTGGACCACCACGCTGAGCACCGCCCTGGCCGACGAGATGTCGGCCCGCTTCGTCGGCGCCGTGGCCGACGAGCTGAACCAGGCCGGACTCGCCCTGACCCTGCTCCCGGCCACCACCGACGGCGCCGTGGTGCCGGCCCGCGACGTGGCCCTGGACGGGGCGATCATCTATTCCTGCGATCCGCAGCTGCCGGCGGTGGATCTGCTGGCTCGCCGCGGCCTGCCGCTGGTCTATGTGGACGCCGACGCGCCTGCCAAACGTCCGTCCATCACCATCGACGACTATGGTGGCGCGAAGGCGGCTGCCGAACATCTGCTGGCCCTCGGCCATCGCCGGATTCTGGTGGTGACCACGGGTTTCGGTCCGGAGCCCGGACTGGTCACCGGCCCGCCACCGGCGTCCGCGCTGCGTCAGCGGGTGCTCGCTCAGCGATGGTTCGGCTGGATGGACGCACTGGCCGCCGCCGGCGTGCAGCCGCAGGTCATTCATCAGCCCGACCCCTATGCCCCCGAACAGCTGGACCGGCTGCTGGCCGCGGCCGACCGGCCGTCCGCCGCGTTGTGCCTGACCGATGTGCTGGCCCAGGCACTGATCGCCGCGGCGACCGACCAGGGGCTCTCCGTGCCTGGCGATCTGGCCGTGGTGGGCTTCGACGATCACCCCTTGGCTGCGCGGAACCGTCCGGCGCTGACCACGGTCCGCCAGGACGTCGATCGGAAGGGACGGGCCGCGGTCCGAGCGCTGCTGGCCGAGCTGGCCCGCCGGGCCGATCCGTCCGCCGAAGCCCCGCTGAGCCAGCGGCTGCGGGTGAGTCTGGTGGTGCGGGAGAGCACCTCGGGCTGA
- a CDS encoding glycoside hydrolase family 13 protein produces MSEHAADEWWRHAVVYQLYPRSFADANGDGVGDLAGIRSRLGYLAGLGVDAIWINPWYPSPMADSGYDVSDYRSIEPSFGTLDEAEALIAEAHAVGLRVLLDIVPNHTSDQHPWFVEALASAPGSAACERYLFREGRGIDGAEPPNDWRSEFGGPAWTRVIEADGRPGQWYLHLFTAAQPDLNWANPEVRAEFEDILRFWFDRGVDGFRIDVAHGLVKDPGFADLDGMTFPLPEDAPDGLEHPHWDQPGIHEIFRGWRRVADSYSPPRAFCGEIWVGRDRRLAAYLRPDELHTAFNFSFLVSPWLPDQLRQRISSTLAAHAAVGAPPTWVLGNHDVCRPASRYAREQRVHAFEDRTLSHFLDRPADRERGLRRARAAALLSLALPGSAYLFNGEELGLPEVEDLPLEALQDPVVRGTDFADRGRDGCRVPLPWTISGTNYGFSPEGGAAGWLPQPAGWGEHSVQAQDGRPGSTLELYRSALALRRTWGLGVGEFGWLEAGPQAVAFTCGADVECWVNLGEQPLSLPDAARVLLTSDDLVDGRLAPDAAAWLLR; encoded by the coding sequence ATGAGCGAGCATGCGGCGGACGAGTGGTGGCGCCATGCCGTGGTCTACCAGCTCTATCCGCGCAGCTTCGCCGACGCCAACGGCGACGGCGTGGGCGACCTGGCCGGGATCCGCTCCCGACTCGGCTACCTGGCCGGCCTGGGGGTGGACGCGATCTGGATCAACCCCTGGTACCCCTCGCCGATGGCCGACTCCGGCTATGACGTCTCCGACTACCGCTCCATCGAGCCGAGCTTCGGCACCCTGGACGAGGCCGAGGCCCTGATCGCCGAGGCGCATGCCGTCGGTCTGCGGGTGTTGCTGGACATCGTCCCCAACCACACCTCCGACCAGCACCCCTGGTTCGTCGAGGCGCTGGCCTCTGCACCCGGTTCGGCGGCCTGCGAGCGCTACCTGTTCCGCGAGGGACGGGGCATCGACGGCGCCGAGCCGCCCAACGACTGGCGCAGCGAGTTCGGCGGCCCGGCCTGGACCCGGGTGATCGAAGCGGACGGACGTCCGGGCCAGTGGTACCTGCACCTGTTCACCGCGGCCCAGCCCGACCTCAACTGGGCCAACCCCGAAGTCCGCGCGGAGTTCGAGGACATCCTGCGGTTCTGGTTCGACCGGGGCGTCGACGGCTTCCGGATCGATGTCGCGCACGGCCTGGTCAAGGATCCGGGCTTCGCCGACCTGGACGGGATGACCTTTCCGCTGCCCGAGGATGCCCCGGACGGCCTGGAGCATCCACACTGGGATCAGCCCGGGATCCACGAGATCTTTCGCGGCTGGCGCCGAGTGGCCGACTCCTACTCCCCGCCGCGCGCGTTCTGCGGCGAGATCTGGGTGGGCCGCGATCGGCGACTGGCCGCGTACTTGCGTCCCGACGAGCTGCACACGGCGTTCAACTTCAGCTTCCTGGTCTCGCCCTGGCTGCCCGACCAGCTGCGGCAACGGATCAGCAGCACGCTGGCCGCACACGCCGCAGTCGGCGCGCCACCGACCTGGGTGCTGGGCAACCACGACGTCTGCCGTCCGGCATCGCGCTATGCCCGCGAGCAGCGAGTCCACGCCTTCGAGGACCGCACGCTGAGCCACTTCCTGGACCGTCCGGCCGATCGGGAGCGCGGCCTGCGCCGAGCGCGCGCCGCGGCCCTGCTCAGCCTGGCCCTGCCGGGCAGCGCCTACCTGTTCAACGGTGAGGAACTCGGCCTGCCCGAGGTCGAAGACCTGCCGCTGGAGGCGCTCCAGGATCCGGTGGTCCGCGGCACGGACTTCGCCGATCGCGGTCGCGACGGCTGTCGGGTACCGCTGCCGTGGACGATCAGCGGCACCAACTACGGCTTCTCCCCTGAGGGCGGGGCCGCCGGGTGGCTTCCCCAGCCCGCCGGGTGGGGGGAACACAGCGTCCAGGCCCAGGACGGACGTCCCGGCTCGACGCTCGAGCTCTACCGCTCGGCACTGGCGCTTCGTCGCACCTGGGGCCTGGGTGTCGGCGAGTTCGGCTGGCTCGAGGCCGGCCCGCAGGCGGTCGCCTTCACCTGCGGGGCCGACGTCGAGTGTTGGGTCAATCTCGGCGAGCAGCCGCTGAGCCTGCCGGACGCGGCGCGCGTGCTGTTGACCAGTGACGACCTGGTCGACGGACGCCTCGCTCCGGACGCGGCAGCCTGGCTGCTGCGCTGA
- a CDS encoding aromatic ring-opening dioxygenase LigA has translation MASVSDVKGKRIRLLGLVTALIGVLFIVAGGVTWGMVSTKLAAEDITVSADAPMLAGAKVAGPLEAFVQADVISGHALKATGGKTYAELDKEDPLRATAMNASFLRASLFTSVIAFGVALFAIGVGVVAILIGWALRLVGAQAAPVLVETE, from the coding sequence ATGGCTAGTGTTTCTGACGTCAAGGGCAAGCGAATCCGACTGCTCGGACTGGTCACCGCACTGATCGGTGTCCTGTTCATCGTGGCCGGAGGGGTCACCTGGGGCATGGTCAGCACCAAGCTCGCCGCGGAAGATATCACCGTCTCGGCTGATGCACCGATGCTCGCCGGCGCCAAGGTGGCCGGTCCGCTGGAGGCTTTCGTCCAGGCCGATGTGATCAGCGGCCACGCCCTCAAGGCCACCGGCGGCAAGACCTACGCCGAGCTGGACAAGGAAGACCCGCTGCGAGCGACCGCGATGAACGCGTCCTTCCTGCGGGCGTCGCTGTTCACGTCCGTGATTGCGTTCGGGGTCGCCCTGTTCGCGATCGGAGTGGGCGTGGTGGCGATCCTGATCGGCTGGGCGCTGCGCCTGGTCGGAGCACAGGCGGCTCCGGTGCTGGTCGAGACCGAGTAG
- a CDS encoding HVO_2922 family protein, whose amino-acid sequence MSKFELYADAKGEYRWRLKASNGQVIATGGEGYSSKASAKQGIESVKKNAADAPIEEV is encoded by the coding sequence ATGAGCAAGTTCGAGCTGTACGCCGACGCCAAGGGTGAGTACCGCTGGCGCCTGAAGGCCAGCAATGGCCAGGTCATCGCCACCGGTGGCGAGGGCTACTCCAGCAAGGCCAGTGCCAAGCAGGGCATCGAGTCGGTGAAGAAGAACGCCGCCGACGCCCCGATCGAAGAGGTATAG
- a CDS encoding GNAT family N-acetyltransferase, which yields MTAADVGEVFTVQRAAFVVEAQRYADAFLPPLTESVDDILTDLQTSIGLVSVLDGRLVGSIRVKAKDDELHIGRLSVAPDLHGRGLGAELLLAAEKVLPGRRAVLFTGDRSESNLHLYTSRGYAETGRAEVPGGVVLIHLAKELV from the coding sequence ATGACGGCCGCCGATGTCGGTGAGGTCTTCACGGTCCAGCGGGCCGCCTTCGTGGTGGAGGCGCAGCGGTACGCCGACGCTTTCCTGCCGCCGCTGACCGAGAGCGTCGACGACATCCTCACCGACCTGCAGACCAGCATCGGCCTGGTGTCGGTGCTGGACGGACGGCTGGTCGGCTCGATCCGAGTCAAGGCCAAGGACGACGAGCTGCACATCGGACGGCTCAGCGTCGCTCCGGACCTGCACGGCCGCGGCCTGGGTGCCGAGCTGCTGCTGGCGGCCGAGAAGGTGCTGCCCGGACGGCGGGCGGTGCTGTTCACCGGCGATCGCAGCGAGTCAAACCTGCACCTGTACACCAGCCGCGGCTACGCCGAGACTGGACGGGCCGAGGTGCCCGGCGGGGTCGTCCTGATCCACCTGGCCAAAGAGCTGGTCTGA
- a CDS encoding NUDIX hydrolase, with product MATPEFILTLREQIGTARLWLSGATAVVIRPTPSGEEVLLVCRTDNGQWTPVSGIIDPGEQPHLAALREVVEEAGVVAEVENLVWLTVTDVVTYANGDQTQYIDHVFRCRWVSGEPFPADGEATEAAFFAADALPPMTEDHARRVELALADPPRTVLG from the coding sequence GTGGCAACCCCGGAGTTCATCCTGACCCTGCGCGAGCAGATCGGAACCGCTCGACTGTGGCTTTCCGGGGCAACAGCCGTGGTGATTCGGCCGACCCCGTCCGGCGAGGAAGTGCTCCTGGTGTGCCGCACCGACAACGGCCAATGGACCCCGGTGTCGGGAATCATCGATCCCGGTGAGCAGCCTCATCTGGCTGCGCTGCGAGAGGTGGTCGAGGAAGCCGGGGTGGTGGCCGAGGTCGAGAACCTGGTCTGGCTGACCGTCACCGATGTGGTCACCTACGCCAACGGCGACCAGACCCAGTACATCGATCACGTGTTCCGGTGCCGCTGGGTCTCCGGCGAGCCGTTTCCGGCCGACGGAGAGGCCACCGAGGCCGCCTTCTTCGCCGCGGACGCGCTGCCTCCGATGACCGAGGACCACGCCCGGCGCGTCGAGCTGGCGCTGGCCGATCCACCCCGCACAGTGCTCGGCTGA
- a CDS encoding DUF2199 domain-containing protein, whose protein sequence is MARVTGDALTLCSVCNRRHTNLTRLLGASAPDDWLAVSNGERLEAELTPDVCILPDSGLIRHFIRGHLQLAVDDMELSPFVWSIWVEVSEDSMRVIAQHWSDPNRAATRPLEGVLANELPYSEPTKGLPVEVHTRDMGQAPLIMLSRGSTHGLAIEQRDGITVHRVAELGELLQR, encoded by the coding sequence ATGGCCCGGGTCACTGGAGATGCCCTCACGCTGTGCAGCGTGTGCAACCGCCGGCACACCAATCTGACTCGCCTGCTGGGCGCATCCGCGCCGGATGACTGGCTGGCAGTCAGCAATGGTGAGCGGCTCGAGGCCGAGCTGACCCCGGACGTCTGCATCCTCCCCGACAGCGGCCTGATCAGGCATTTCATTCGTGGACACCTGCAACTTGCGGTGGACGACATGGAGCTGAGCCCGTTCGTCTGGTCGATCTGGGTCGAGGTGAGCGAGGACTCGATGCGGGTGATCGCCCAGCACTGGAGCGACCCCAACCGGGCTGCCACTCGTCCGCTGGAAGGCGTGCTGGCCAACGAGCTGCCCTACTCCGAGCCGACCAAGGGACTGCCGGTCGAGGTGCACACCCGGGACATGGGCCAGGCGCCGCTGATCATGCTGTCCCGCGGCAGCACCCACGGGCTGGCGATCGAGCAGCGCGACGGAATCACCGTGCACAGGGTTGCCGAACTCGGCGAGCTGCTGCAGCGTTGA
- a CDS encoding DinB family protein → MSFFEIFDPGQRFQRQQRDLEKSLVLTDAQGGDGPQPLDLDSGSVVLRLPSGEPATPPADDKDWTFVLNTPCSECGYLGSAVATAELPERVRAATAPWPAILARPDVAVRPSATVWSALEYGCHVRDVLRIFNRRLELMRSTDDPLFENWDQDATALEQRYWEQDPAVVSGELMVAAAENVAEWTSVRAEEWDRPGRRSNGSVFTVATLGQYFLHDLVHHLHDVGSPVD, encoded by the coding sequence ATGAGTTTCTTCGAGATCTTCGACCCCGGACAGCGGTTCCAGCGCCAGCAGCGCGACCTGGAGAAGTCGCTGGTACTCACCGACGCCCAGGGCGGGGACGGCCCGCAGCCGCTCGACCTGGACTCCGGTTCGGTGGTGTTGCGGCTGCCGAGCGGCGAGCCGGCCACTCCGCCGGCCGACGACAAGGACTGGACGTTCGTCCTGAACACTCCCTGCTCCGAGTGCGGCTATCTGGGCTCGGCGGTGGCGACGGCCGAGTTGCCCGAGCGAGTCCGGGCCGCGACCGCACCGTGGCCGGCCATCCTGGCTCGTCCGGACGTGGCCGTCCGCCCGTCCGCGACTGTCTGGTCGGCGCTGGAGTACGGCTGCCACGTCCGCGACGTGCTGCGGATCTTCAACCGTCGGCTGGAGCTGATGCGTAGCACCGACGACCCACTCTTCGAGAACTGGGATCAGGACGCCACCGCACTCGAGCAGCGCTACTGGGAGCAGGATCCGGCCGTGGTCAGCGGCGAACTGATGGTGGCCGCCGCCGAGAACGTTGCCGAGTGGACGAGTGTGCGCGCCGAGGAGTGGGATCGTCCCGGACGCCGCAGCAACGGCTCGGTGTTCACCGTGGCCACCCTCGGCCAGTACTTCCTGCACGACCTGGTGCACCACCTGCACGACGTCGGCTCGCCGGTCGACTGA
- a CDS encoding patatin-like phospholipase family protein — protein MTGKTVALVLGSGGARGYAHIGALQVLEERGYKVVAIAGASMGALIGGLYAAGKMDEYVDWVTPLTQRDVLRLLDPSLGGPGAFKLERVLARMSEILDGAQIEDLPIPYTAVATDIGARREVWFTSGPVDVAIRASIAIPGAITPIMVNGRLLVDGGVLNPVPVEPVIGSGADFTLAVELSGDSGRSFTASPSKETSEQRPPNEWLDRFMKSAAGVWENDFIASIMARFGRGQGEETDDDKAIEPEHRHPVRGTFEQPPPGVGLTDVASMALDTMGSLITRYRMAAMPPNVTVTVPGDAAKTMDFHRAVELIALGRTLTEEALDRAFPEDRGASAEVAALE, from the coding sequence ATGACTGGCAAGACGGTGGCTTTGGTGCTGGGCTCTGGTGGAGCCCGCGGGTACGCCCATATCGGGGCGTTGCAGGTCCTGGAGGAGCGCGGCTACAAGGTCGTGGCGATCGCCGGGGCGTCCATGGGTGCGCTGATCGGCGGCCTGTACGCGGCCGGCAAGATGGACGAGTACGTCGACTGGGTCACCCCACTGACTCAGCGGGACGTGTTGCGGCTGCTCGACCCGAGCCTGGGTGGCCCGGGGGCGTTCAAGCTCGAGCGGGTGCTGGCCCGGATGAGCGAGATCCTGGACGGCGCCCAGATCGAGGACCTGCCGATCCCCTACACCGCGGTGGCCACTGACATCGGCGCCCGTCGCGAGGTCTGGTTCACCTCCGGCCCGGTGGACGTGGCGATCCGCGCCTCGATCGCCATTCCCGGTGCGATCACCCCGATCATGGTCAATGGACGGTTGCTGGTCGACGGCGGCGTGCTGAACCCGGTCCCGGTCGAGCCGGTGATCGGCTCGGGGGCCGACTTCACCTTGGCCGTCGAGCTCTCCGGCGACAGCGGACGCAGCTTCACCGCCAGCCCGTCCAAGGAGACCTCCGAGCAGCGTCCGCCCAACGAGTGGCTGGACCGGTTCATGAAGAGTGCGGCCGGGGTCTGGGAGAACGACTTCATTGCCTCAATCATGGCCCGCTTCGGCCGTGGCCAGGGCGAGGAAACCGACGATGACAAGGCCATCGAGCCCGAGCACAGGCACCCGGTCCGGGGCACCTTCGAGCAGCCGCCGCCCGGGGTCGGGCTGACCGATGTGGCCTCGATGGCGCTGGACACCATGGGCTCGTTGATCACTCGCTACCGAATGGCCGCCATGCCGCCGAACGTCACGGTGACGGTCCCCGGCGATGCGGCCAAGACCATGGACTTCCACCGGGCCGTCGAGCTGATCGCGCTGGGCCGCACGCTCACCGAAGAGGCGCTCGACAGGGCCTTCCCCGAGGATCGCGGGGCGTCGGCCGAGGTGGCCGCCCTGGAGTGA
- a CDS encoding rhomboid family intramembrane serine protease translates to MTTQQPPVAYACYRHADRGTYIRCQRCGRPICGECMVSAAVGFQCPECVRSAAKETRQGELRFGGRPVANASVTTIVLIAINALVWVLINYGQLSNEAYANFVLIPGLVGHGFWLEPLASAFSHQQLLHLGVNMMSLWFLGPPLEQALGRARFLAVYLISALTGSTAVMWLSAPDTATLGASGAIFGLIGSLLVLALRLRGNVQNVLFWLVINLVFTFTPGTGISWQGHIGGLIGGLITSALIAYAPRKDRSLIQWVGLAGVAVLAVAGIIIRALALV, encoded by the coding sequence ATGACGACCCAGCAGCCACCGGTTGCCTACGCCTGCTATCGGCATGCCGATCGCGGCACCTACATCCGCTGCCAGCGCTGCGGACGTCCGATCTGCGGCGAGTGCATGGTCAGCGCCGCGGTCGGCTTCCAGTGCCCCGAATGCGTCCGCTCGGCCGCGAAGGAGACCCGGCAGGGCGAGCTGCGCTTCGGCGGACGTCCGGTGGCCAATGCCAGCGTGACCACGATCGTGCTGATCGCGATCAATGCCCTGGTCTGGGTGCTGATCAACTACGGCCAGCTGAGCAACGAGGCCTACGCCAACTTCGTGCTGATCCCCGGACTGGTTGGCCACGGCTTCTGGCTGGAGCCGCTGGCCTCGGCCTTCAGCCACCAGCAGCTGCTGCATCTGGGCGTGAACATGATGTCTCTGTGGTTCCTCGGTCCGCCGTTGGAGCAGGCCCTGGGACGGGCCCGGTTCCTGGCCGTCTACCTGATCTCGGCGTTGACCGGCTCCACCGCAGTGATGTGGCTATCGGCCCCTGATACCGCCACCCTGGGTGCGTCCGGCGCCATCTTCGGTCTGATCGGATCGCTGCTGGTGCTGGCTCTGCGGCTGCGCGGGAACGTCCAGAACGTCCTGTTCTGGCTGGTGATCAACCTGGTCTTCACCTTCACGCCGGGCACCGGGATCTCCTGGCAGGGCCACATCGGAGGCCTGATCGGCGGCCTGATCACGTCCGCGCTGATCGCCTACGCGCCGCGCAAGGACCGCTCGCTGATCCAATGGGTCGGCCTGGCCGGCGTCGCCGTGCTCGCCGTGGCCGGGATCATCATCCGCGCCCTGGCTTTGGTCTAG
- a CDS encoding TerC/Alx family metal homeostasis membrane protein — MTIPLAIGVGTPTLWAITIAAVLALFVLDFIITRRPHEVSMKEAIGWSAFYIALPVAFGGWVWATFGSQIGVEYYAGYLVEKSLSVDNLFVFMLLLSSFAVPRELQQRVLLIGVAGALVLRGVFIALGAAMLNSFSWTFLFFGAILLVTAVKVLRDTLNPADHEVDPGSLAIVRVARRFFPVTDGYRGSRMSVREAGRRALTPLALATLAILATDVVFAVDSVPAVYGITGDPYLVFATNAFALLGLRALYFVLEGALGALVHLGYGLAAILAFIGVKLVLHWAHGVWTWVPTVPTLASLGVIVAILAIVITTSLIANRRTKAVLAAAEAGRPE, encoded by the coding sequence ATGACCATCCCGCTCGCCATCGGCGTCGGCACCCCGACTCTGTGGGCCATCACCATCGCCGCCGTGCTGGCGCTGTTCGTGCTCGACTTCATCATCACCCGCCGTCCGCACGAGGTCTCGATGAAGGAGGCCATCGGCTGGTCGGCGTTCTACATCGCGCTCCCGGTGGCCTTCGGCGGCTGGGTGTGGGCGACCTTCGGGTCCCAGATCGGGGTGGAGTACTACGCCGGCTACCTGGTCGAGAAATCGTTGAGCGTGGACAACCTGTTCGTGTTCATGCTGCTGCTCAGCTCGTTCGCGGTGCCCCGCGAGCTGCAGCAGCGCGTCCTGCTGATCGGCGTGGCCGGCGCGCTGGTGCTGCGCGGAGTGTTCATCGCCCTCGGTGCGGCCATGCTGAACAGCTTCTCGTGGACCTTCCTGTTCTTCGGCGCGATCCTCCTCGTCACTGCCGTGAAGGTGCTGCGGGACACCCTGAACCCCGCCGATCACGAGGTCGACCCGGGCAGCCTGGCCATCGTCCGGGTGGCCCGGCGGTTCTTCCCGGTCACCGACGGCTATCGCGGGTCGCGGATGAGCGTCCGTGAAGCCGGACGCCGCGCGCTGACCCCGCTGGCCCTGGCCACTTTGGCGATCCTTGCCACCGACGTGGTCTTCGCGGTCGACTCCGTCCCGGCCGTCTACGGCATCACCGGCGACCCGTACCTTGTGTTCGCCACCAACGCCTTCGCGCTGCTCGGTCTGCGGGCGCTGTACTTCGTCCTCGAAGGCGCGCTGGGGGCCCTGGTGCACCTGGGCTACGGGCTGGCTGCCATCCTGGCCTTCATCGGGGTGAAGCTGGTGCTGCACTGGGCGCACGGCGTCTGGACCTGGGTGCCGACCGTGCCGACGCTGGCCTCCCTCGGGGTGATCGTGGCCATCTTGGCCATCGTGATCACCACCAGCCTGATCGCGAACCGGCGGACCAAGGCCGTCCTGGCCGCGGCCGAGGCCGGACGTCCCGAGTAG